In the Apteryx mantelli isolate bAptMan1 chromosome 1, bAptMan1.hap1, whole genome shotgun sequence genome, one interval contains:
- the RGPD4 gene encoding ranBP2-like and GRIP domain-containing protein 4 isoform X6, giving the protein MRRTKADVERYVASLQAAAPSPREKSMKGFFFAKLYYEVKEYELAKRYISTYLNVQERDPKAHRFLGQLYEAEDNIEKAVGCYKRSVELNPTQKDLVLKIAELLCSNDITDGRAKYWVERAAKLFPGSPAVYRLKEQLLDCKGEDGWNQLFDLIQAELYARPDDVYINIRLVELYRSNNRFRDAVLHCQEAEKKIPLQSSLEWCTCVVKTLEEYLETIQDSESDKINWRSTKKDLLLAYSSFVKMTLSSRDVQECKESLESFDHVLQSVKPYVNGTDELSLTFLEMKGHFYMHSGTLLLKMAQHNEAQWRVVSELAALCYLIAFQVPKPKSKLIKGDQTGQDMLEMLACDRKSQSGHMLLNLSHGKQDFFKEIVESFANKSGQSTLFDALFESGVSKERSFLGTDDIGNVSTQAPEQVELARCDIGAVRMHNGSLQHLVWLGLQWKSMSVLPAIRKWLKQLFHLPQETSRLETNAPESICLLDLEVFLLGVVFTSHLQLQEKFNSHYGVHQPQFLPLPVCKQLYTERQRSWWEAVRTLIHKKTIPGTAAKLRLLVQHEISTLRALGKHGLQPALIIHWAKSLQKTGTSLNSFYDQKEYIGRSVYYWKKVLPMLETIKKRRSIPEPTDPLFKHFHSVDVQVSQVAEYEEEAHIVFAMLDAVDGKTDDALLAFEAIKNVVSYWNLALIFQRKAEEIENDAMSPEEQEEHKSYLLRSRNYLIQIIDESLLDTSVTEKLPVSIETVKEMLDTVIQELGENGEEGSSAFRSDLSRAVDSEIKHSTPSPTKFSLSPTKSYKFSPKTPPRWAEDQKSILQMICQQVEALKNEMQEMKLNNSNSNVPSHRWPSESFGTDTMSDSYQRAQNLHEAPLTVATTGPSVYYSQSPAYNSQYLLRTAATNVTPTKAPVYSMNRLTPQQHIYAYQQPMHTPPLQNTSACMFSQEIYGTSLRFDSPATGLISPRGGDDYYNYSVPQASTNPPLPEPGYFTKPSIAPPTLKPAESKVIEFGKSKFGQPVTAEGAKPSLPTPAQSSQSATFKFNTNFKSNDGDFTFSSPQVATQPGNAAFNSSESLLGLLTSDKPLQDDRYVEQKTVHDHATSQRNVFNFGNKHIPGISFTESMGQNAHKNLVFEKSDMFSFQEPGKPAFGTPNSDLANRSHETEGGSTHGGDEDDDGPHFDPVVPLPDKIEVKTGEEDEEEFFCNRAKLFRFDAESKEWKERGIGNVKILRHKVSGKFRLLMRRDQVLKICANHYINTDMKLAPNAGSDKSFVWHALDYADEMPKPEQLAIRFKTPEEAMVFKNKFEETQNILRTSGSNVDTSVTQTSGTARETTNQDIRESSRLVSGTLNFGFQLPKDGASSEPDSKGSFTTASTVSAPATLSFGKDAPPTYSAGFEQSTLKKKDQWVCKICLVPNEATVKNCVSCQTPSPDIKEIHGTPLAESAASFKASGDTVQDKFASAFAKKEGQWDCNICLERNKPTASKCVACENPSKNNATVSTQQKSFKFGQGDAPKAIQNDLGAAFSKKEGQWDCTVCLVRNEANDVNCCACQNPNSQSQPNVPTPAVQASPAPRVGSIADASKPQKNGFEGLFTKKEGQWDCNTCLVRNESSSPACVACQAPNPSGKPAGDAPSTTTSGFKSKLSEPAGGQLGTGFKCDFLEKSFKFGHAEQGKTPSFTFQIPSNSEAKTAKEGFSFSMPVPASGFKFGIQESSKNTSKKDDPSKECATGFLKSIDEKDKKELPPDSGTSIQPQETANKERGDFVFGQNSSTFTFAELAKNTPGEGFQFGKKDPDFKGFSRAGEKLFSTQTAKMDHKASTSDLGEKDDDVYKTEDSDDIHFEPIVQMPEKIEPFTGEEDEKMLYSQRVKLFRFDPETSQWKERGVGNLKILKNEVNGKVRILMRREQVLKVCANHWITTTMNLKPLSGSDKAWMWMASDFSDGDAKLEQLAAKFKTPEQAEEFKEKFEECQRLLLDIPLQTPHKLVDTGRTAQLIQKAEEMKSGLKDLKTFLTDDKTKLTEEENANSVSASSASDLIIKPHAESTGPTLEWDNYDLREEALDDSVSSSVYASPLASSPVRKNLFRFGESTTGFNFSFKSALSPSKSPARQNQSRTSVGTDEDSDVTQEEERDGQYFEPVVPLPDLVEVTSGEENEQVVFSHRAKLYRYDKDANQWKERGIGDIKILQNYDNKQVRIVMRRDQVLKLCANHRITPDMNMQQMKGTDRAWVWTACDFADGERKVELLAVRFKLQDVADSFKQIFDEAKHAQERDTLITPLSSRANTPKESPCGKIAVAVLEETTRERTDLSHDDDTSDATVEASEVSSTSETPTKTVVSPPKFVFGSESVKSIFSNEKSKTFTFGNTSATGSLFGFSFNPPKKSEDNISVSQNTAQKEPEVAEPLKSHSAHQKLLDSKADNLATSTQDGPSNFSFRILEKVLLNMHTGSLKFPFSKETKCYCCYLKEYISEHLRSSISMKYA; this is encoded by the exons GAATATCTGGAAACTATCCAAGACTCAGAGTCTGATAAAATTAACTGGAGATCCACCAAGAAGGATCTGCTGCTTGCCTATTCCAGCTTTGTCAAAATGACACTTTCCTCTAGAGATGTTCAAGAATGCAAAGAATCACTTGAAAG tTTTGATCATGTGCTTCAGTCAGTGAAACCATATGTGAATGGGACTGATGAGTTGTCTCTCACCTTCCTGGAAATGAAAGGACACTTCTACATGCATTCAGGAactttactactcaaaatggccCAACACAATGAGGCACAGTGGAGAGTTGTATCTGAACTGGCAGCACTGTGTTACCTGATAGCTTTCCAG GTTCCTAAACCAAAATCAAAACTAATAAAGGGGGATCAAACTGGACAAGATATGCTGGAAATGTTGGCCTGTGATCGAAAAAGCCAGtctg gtcaCATGCTGCTGAACTTAAGCCATGGCAAGCAAGACTTCTTTAAAGAGATTGTGGAATCTTTTGCAAACAAAAGTGGTCAATCTACATTGTTTGATGCCCTCTTTGAGAGTGGAGTTTCTAAGGAGAGGTCTTTTCTTGGCACAGATGATATCGGAAATGTCAGTACACAAGCACCAGAACAAGTGGAACTTGCTAGATGTGATATTG GTGCTGTTCGAATGCACAATGGTAGTCTCCAGCACCTTGTTTGGCTTGGCTTGCAATGGAAGTCTATGTCAGTCTTGCCTGCAATACGCAAATGGTTAAAACAGCTCTTTCACTTGCCCCAAGAAACATCAAGACTTGAGACAAATGCTCCTGAATCTATTTGTCTGTTGGACCTTGAA GTATTTCTACTTGGGGTGGTATTCACTAGCCACTTGCAACTACAAGAGAAGTTTAATAGTCACTACGGTGTACATCAGCCTCAATTCTTACCATTGCCAGTGTGCAAACAGCTCTATACCGAAAGGCAAAGATCCTGGTGGGAAGCAGTTCGTACTCTTATTCACAAAAAAACAAT ACCAGGAACAGCAGCAAAACTGAGGCTTCTAGTACAGCACGAAATAAGTACTCTGCGAGCATTGGGGAAACATGGCCTTCAACCTGCCTTAATTATACACTGGGCAAAAAGCCTGCAAAAAACA GGCACTAGCCTTAACTCTTTCTATGACCAAAAGGAATACATTGGACGAAGCGTTTACTACTGGAAGAAAGTTTTGCCTATGCTGGAAACTATCAAAAAGAGGAGGAGTATTCCTGAACCTACTGATCCTCTTTTCAAACACTTCCATAGTGTAGACGTTCAG GTCTCCCAGGTTGCAGAGTATGAAGAGGAGGCACATATAGTGTTTGCAATGTTGGATGCAGTTGATGGCAAAACAGATGATGCTTTGTTAGCATTTGAAGCTATTAAGAATGTGGTTTCATATTGGAATCTTGCCTTG ATCTTCcaaagaaaggcagaagaaattGAGAATGATGCCATGTCGCCAGAAGAACAAGAAGAACACAAAAGCTATCTTCTTAGAAGCAGGAATTATCTGATACAGATCATTGATGAAAGCCTCTTAGATACCTCAGTAACAGAGAAG CTGCCAGTGTCTATAGAAACTGTTAAGGAAATGCTGGATACAGTGATCCAGGAACTTGGAGAGAATGGTGAAGAGGGAAGTTCGGCCTTCAGAAGTGATCTGTCACGAGCTGTAGATTCAGAGATCAAACATTCCACTCCATCACCAACCAAGTTCTCGCTATCACCAACTAAAAGCTATAAG ttttctccTAAAACACCCCCTCGGTGGGCAGAAGATCAAAAATCTATACTTCAAATGATCTGTCAGCAAGTAGAAGCTTTAAAG AATGAGATGCAAGAAATGAAACTTAACAATTCCAACTCAAATGTACCATCTCATCGATGGCCTTCCGAAAGCTTTGGAACAGATACAATGTCAGATAGTTATCAGAGAGCGCAAAATCTTCATGAAGCCCCATTAACAG TTGCTACCACTGGCCCATCTGTTTATTATAGCCAGTCACCTGCCTATAACTCTCAATATCTTCTCAGAACAGCTGCAACCAATGTAACACCAACAAAG GCTCCTGTCTATAGCATGAACCGACTCACACCTCAGCAACACATATATGCTTATCAACAACCAATGCATACACCACCTCTGCAAAACACTTCTGCTTGTATGTTTTCTCAAGAAATATATGGCACCTCCTTGCGTTTTGATTCTCCTGCTACTGGACTCATTTCTCCTCGTGGGGGTGATGATTACTACAACTACAGTGTTCCACAGGCAAGCACAAATCCACCATTGCCTGAACCAGGCTATTTTACAAAGCCCTCAATTGCACCTCCAACTTTAAAGCCTGCAGAATCAAAAGTGATAGAATTTGGGAAATCTAAATTTGGACAGCCAGTAACAGCAGAAGGAGCAAAACCCTCTCTGCCAACACCAGCGCAGTCAAGTCAGTCAGCAACTTTTAAATTCAACACCAACTTCAAGTCTAATGATGGAGACttcaccttttcttctcctcAGGTTGCAACACAGCCTGGTAATGCAGCTTTTAACAGCAGTGAAAGCCTCTTGGGTCTTCTGACATCTGATAAACCTTTACAAGATGATAGGTACGTGGAACAAAAGACAGTTCATGATCATGCAACTAGTCAAAGAAATGTCTTCAATTTTGGCAATAAACATATTCCAGGCATCTCTTTCACAGAAAGCATGGGACAAAATGCACACAAAAACTTGGTTTTTGAAAAGAGTGATATGTTTAGTTTCCAGGAACCAGGCAAGCCAGCATTTGGTACTCCAAATTCAGATTTGGCCAATAGAAGTCATGAAACAGAGGGAGGAAGCACTCATGGTGGTGATGAGGATGATGATGGTCCTCATTTTGATCCTGTGGTGCCACTCCCTGACAAGATTGAGGTAAAGACAGgtgaagaagatgaagaagaatTCTTCTGCAACAGAGCCAAGCTCTTCCGTTTTGATGCAGAATCTAAAGAATGGAAAGAAAGGGGTATAGGGAATGTGAAAATATTGAGGCATAAAGTATCTGGCAAATTTCGTCTCTTAATGAGACGGGACCAAGTATTGAAAATCTGTGCAAATCACTACATAAATACTGATATGAAATTAGCCCCAAATGCTGGGTCAGACAAGTCATTTGTATGGCATGCGTTAGATTATGCAGATGAGATGCCAAAACCTGAGCAGCTTGCAATTCGATTTAAAACACCAGAGGAAGCAAtggttttcaaaaataaatttgaagagACACAGAATATTCTAAGGACCTCAGGATCAAATGTTGACACTTCTGTGACTCAGACTAGTGGGACTGCAAGAGAAACAACAAATCAGGACATCAGGGAGTCTAGCAGATTGGTTTCTGGGACCCTGAACTTTGGATTTCAGTTGCCAAAAGATGGGGCGAGTAGTGAACCTGACAGCAAAGGCAGCTTTACAACTGCATCAACAGTGTCTGCCCCTGCCACTCTTTCCTTTGGAAAGGATGCCCCACCAACCTATTCTGCTGGGTTTGAACAGTCTACGCTGAAGAAGAAGGATCAATGGGTATGTAAAATATGCTTAGTTCCAAATGAAGCAACTGTGAAGAATTGTGTATCATGCCAAACTCCAAGTCCAGATATCAAGGAAATACATGGCACCCCATTAGCTGAATCTGCTGCAAGTTTCAAAGCCAGTGGTGACACTGTGCAGGACAAATTTGCTTCTGCTTTTGCTAAAAAGGAAGGCCAATGGGACTGCAACATCTGTTTAGAAAGGAATAAGCCCACTGCGTCTAAATGTGTTGCCTGTGAGAATCCAAGCAAAAATAACGCAACAGTATCGACTCAACAAAAATCCTTTAAATTTGGTCAAGGAGATGCTCCAAAGGCTATTCAAAATGACTTGGGAGCTGCGTTTTCTAAAAAGGAAGGTCAGTGGGACTGCACTGTGTGTCTAGTCCGAAATGAAGCTAATGATGTAAACTGTTGTGCTTGTCAGAATCCTAACTCTCAAAGTCAACCAAATGTGCCTACACCAGCTGTTCAGGCATCCCCTGCTCCCAGGGTTGGTTCCATTGCTGATGCAAGTAAGCCACAGAAGAATGGATTTGAAGGACTTTTTACTAAAAAGGAAGGGCAATGGGATTGTAATACTTGTTTGGTAAGAAATGAAAGCTCTTCTCCAGCCTGTGTAGCTTGCCAAGCACCAAATCCATCTGGTAAGCCTGCTGGTGATGCTCCATCAACTACTACTTCTGGCTTTAAAAGCAAATTATCTGAACCTGCTGGAGGACAGTTAGGAACAGGTTTTAAGTGTGATTTCTTAGAAAAAAGCTTTAAGTTTGGTCATGCAGAGCAAGGCAAGACACCATCATTTACTTTTCAGATTCCTTCCAATAGTGAAGCTAAGACTGCAAAGGAAGGATTTAGCTTTTCAATGCCAGTGCCTGCAAGTGGATTTAAATTTGGCATACAGGAGTCCAGTAAAAATACCAGTAAGAAAGATGATCCATCCAAGGAGTGTGCAACTGGCTTCTTAAAAAGCATtgatgaaaaagacaaaaaggagCTGCCTCCAGATAGTGGAACTAGCATCCAACCTCAAGAAACGGCAAACAAGGAGAGAGGTGACTTTGTTTTTGGGCAAAATAGCAGCACTTTCACTTTTGCTGAGCTTGCAAAAAATACTCCTGGGGAAGGGTTTCAATTTGGCAAAAAAGACCCTGATTTCAAAGGCTTTTCACGTGCAGGTGAAAAGCTGTTTTCTACACAGACTGCTAAAATGGATCACAAAGCAAGCACCTCTGACCTTGGTGAGAAGGATGATGATGTGTATAAGACAGAGGACAGTGATGATATCCATTTTGAACCTATAGTTCAGATGCCTGAAAAAATAGAGCCATTTACAGGAGAGGAAGATGAGAAGATGCTATACTCGCAAAGAGTAAAGCTATTCAGGTTTGATCCAGAAACAAGCCAGTGGAAAGAACGAGGGGTGGGCAACTTGAAGATTCTTAAAAATGAAGTTAATGGCAAAGTGAGAATATTAATGCGACGTGAGCAGGTACTGAAGGTGTGTGCAAATCACTGGATAACAACTACAATGAACTTGAAACCACTGTCTGGCTCAGACAAAGCATGGATGTGGATGGCCAGTGACTTCTCTGATGGTGATGCAAAGCTGGAGCAGCTGGCAGCAAAATTCAAGACACCAGAGCAGGCTGAGGAGTTCAAAGAGAAGTTTGAAGAATGTCAGAGGTTGCTACTAGATATACCACTGCAGACACCACATAAACTTGTTGATACAGGTAGGACAGCTCAACTTatacagaaagcagaagaaatgaagagTGGGTTGAAAGATCTCAAAACATTTCTGACAGATGATAAAACTAAgctgacagaagaagaaaatgcaaactcTGTTTCTGCCAGCAGTGCTTCTGATCTAATTATAAAGCCGCATGCTGAAAGTACTGGACCTACTCTGGAATGGGATAACTATGATTTGCGTGAAGAAGCGTTGGATGACAGTGTAAGTAGCTCTGTATATGCATCGCCTCTTGCAAGTAGCCCTGTAAGGAAAAATCTGTTTAGATTTGGAGAGTCTACCACAGGTTTTAACTTCAGTTTCAAATCTGCCTTGAGTCCCTCCAAATCTCCTGCCAGACAGAACCAGAGCAGAACATCTGTAGGCACAGATGAAGATTCTGATGTTACTcaagaagaggaaagagatgGGCAGTACTTTGAACCTGTGGTGCCTCTGCCTGACCTTGTGGAAGTGACCAGTGGTGAGGAAAATGAGcaagttgtcttcagtcacagagCTAAACTCTACAGATATGACAAAGATGCTAATCAGTGGAAAGAGAGAGGTATTGGGGATATCAAGATATTACAGAACTATGACAACAAACAAGTGCGTATAGTAATGAGAAGGGACCAGGTACTAAAACTCTGTGCCAATCATAGAATAACGCCAGATATGAATATGCAACAAATGAAAGGAACTGATAGAGCATGGGTATGGACTGCATGTGACTTTGCAGATGGGGAAAGGAAGGTAGAGCTTCTAGCTGTGCGGTTCAAACTGCAAGATGTTGCAGACTCATTTAAGCAAATTTTTGATGAAGCAAAGCATGCCCAAGAGAGAGATACGCTGATAACGCCTCTTTCCTCCCGTGCCAATACACCTAAAGAATCTCCATGTGGTAAAATTGCTGTAGCTGTACTAGAAGAAACTACTAGAGAAAGAACTGACCTCAGCCATGATGATGATACTTCCGATGCAACTGTAGAGGCCTCAGAGGTGTCAAGCACTTCTGAAACACCAACAAAAACAGTGGTTTCTCCTCCAAAGTTTGTATTTGGCTCAGAGTCTGTCAAGAGTATTTTCAGTAATGAAAAGTCAAAGACATTCACATTTGGAAACACTTCAGCTACTGGTTCCCTCTTTGGCTTCAGCTTTAATCCTCCAAAAAAAAGTGAAGACAATATTTCAGTGTCTCAGAACACAGCGCAGAAAGAACCGGAGGTAGCTGAACCACTGAAAAGCCATAGTGCTCATCAAAAGCTGCTAGACAGCAAGGCAGACAACTTGGCTACTTCAACACAGGATGGACCCTCTAACTTCTCATTTAGAATTCTGGAAAAAG TTTTACTGAATATGCACACTGGATCTCTAAAATTCCCCTTTTCTAAGGAGACTAAATGCTACTGCTGTTATCTTAAAGAGTACATCTCTGAACATCTGAGGTCTTCCATTTCAATGAAGTATGCTTGA